From a single Streptomyces misionensis genomic region:
- a CDS encoding phage baseplate assembly protein V, whose product MAAPSNRHLGKFRGRVVSNDDPLRLGRITAEVPDVLGDEPSTWALPCLPFTGPESGQFVVPPPGAGVWVEFEQGDPSFPVWTGCWYGDAGELPPDARRELQAGAPSKPVVVQTPGAHKIVLNDTAGAEQGILLQAKGGAYIRITREAVVIATGAGAEITLRGSEVTINQGQLTVKSKR is encoded by the coding sequence ATGGCGGCACCCAGCAATCGCCACCTCGGCAAGTTCCGCGGCCGGGTGGTCAGCAACGACGACCCGTTGCGGCTCGGCCGGATCACGGCCGAGGTGCCGGACGTCCTCGGCGACGAGCCGTCCACCTGGGCGCTGCCCTGTCTGCCGTTCACCGGGCCCGAGTCCGGGCAGTTCGTGGTGCCGCCGCCCGGGGCCGGCGTCTGGGTGGAGTTCGAGCAGGGCGACCCCAGCTTCCCGGTGTGGACCGGGTGCTGGTACGGCGACGCGGGCGAACTGCCGCCCGACGCCCGCCGCGAACTCCAGGCCGGCGCGCCGAGCAAACCCGTGGTCGTACAGACTCCGGGCGCCCACAAGATCGTCCTCAACGACACCGCCGGTGCCGAGCAGGGGATCCTCCTGCAGGCCAAGGGCGGCGCCTACATCCGCATCACCCGGGAAGCGGTGGTCATCGCCACCGGCGCCGGTGCCGAGATCACCCTGCGCGGCAGCGAAGTGACCATCAACCAAGGCCAGTTGACCGTTAAGTCCAAGCGATAG
- a CDS encoding GPW/gp25 family protein has product MRPPSHRARPRSDIAFPFHADRRGRTAHARPAEHVHDLVEQLLFTSPGERVMRPDFGCGLLDLVFAPAAPELVSTLELSVQAALQRWLGDLIEVVSLDIACDDDTVRVRLSYLVRATGAVREDLFEGRAA; this is encoded by the coding sequence ATGAGGCCGCCGAGTCACCGAGCCCGTCCGCGCAGCGACATCGCGTTCCCGTTCCACGCCGACCGCCGCGGCCGCACCGCGCACGCCCGCCCCGCCGAGCACGTCCACGACCTCGTCGAACAGCTGCTGTTCACCAGCCCCGGCGAACGCGTCATGCGCCCCGACTTCGGCTGCGGACTGCTCGACCTGGTCTTCGCGCCGGCCGCCCCCGAACTGGTCAGCACCCTCGAACTCTCCGTCCAGGCCGCCCTCCAGCGCTGGCTGGGCGACCTGATCGAGGTGGTGTCCCTGGACATCGCCTGCGACGACGACACCGTACGCGTCCGGCTGTCCTACCTGGTCCGTGCCACGGGCGCCGTCCGGGAGGACCTCTTCGAGGGGAGGGCGGCATGA